The following coding sequences are from one Streptomyces sp. V3I7 window:
- a CDS encoding ribonuclease H: protein MRERVVAACDGASKGNPGPAGWAWVVSEDERTPSRWEAGPLGRATNNVAELTALEQLLTATDPDVPIEIRMDSQYAMKAVTTWLPGWKRNGWKTAAGKPVANRELVVRIDELLDGRSVEFRYVAAHQVDGDPLNDFADRAASQAASVQESAGSALGSPVPPPSPDTPAAAPRRKSPRAKAGSGSSSRTLKAKFAGRCVCGRSYAAGESIAKNPQGWGHPECRTAAD from the coding sequence ATGCGTGAACGTGTTGTGGCCGCGTGCGACGGGGCTTCGAAGGGAAACCCCGGACCGGCGGGCTGGGCCTGGGTCGTCTCCGAGGACGAGCGGACTCCCTCCCGCTGGGAGGCGGGGCCGCTCGGCCGGGCGACCAACAACGTCGCCGAACTGACGGCGCTGGAACAGCTGTTGACGGCGACCGACCCCGACGTGCCGATCGAGATCCGGATGGACTCGCAGTACGCCATGAAGGCCGTCACCACCTGGCTGCCCGGCTGGAAGCGCAACGGCTGGAAGACAGCCGCGGGCAAGCCCGTCGCCAACCGGGAACTGGTCGTGCGCATCGACGAGCTGCTCGACGGCCGCTCCGTCGAGTTCCGCTACGTCGCCGCCCACCAGGTCGACGGCGACCCGCTGAACGACTTCGCCGACCGCGCCGCCAGCCAGGCCGCCTCGGTCCAGGAGTCCGCCGGAAGCGCCCTCGGCTCCCCGGTTCCGCCCCCCTCCCCGGACACCCCGGCCGCCGCCCCGCGCCGCAAGTCGCCCCGCGCCAAGGCCGGTTCGGGTTCCTCCTCGCGCACGCTCAAGGCCAAGTTCGCCGGCCGCTGCGTGTGCGGGCGCTCCTACGCGGCCGGCGAGTCCATCGCCAAGAACCCTCAGGGCTGGGGCCACCCGGAGTGCCGTACGGCCGCGGACTGA
- a CDS encoding VOC family protein — translation MAVQPEGTPCWADAMFTDIDGAKRFYGDVLGWDFGGAASEYGNYTEASVDGKAVAAVVPPMPGQEGQSQWCLYFSSPDAAATAAKIREHGGEVLMEPMEVGEFGTMCLAREPSGAVFGVWQPGTHEGFEAKGTPGAYCWAEVFTREPEKTDAFFTEVFPYTAKQMEDDAVDFRIFDVGDETVLGRMRMTDEFPPEVPSYINVYFTVDDCDEAVSKATGQGAVLRFGPVTTPFGRFAALTDPQGANFSVIDITTTEGEMPATRPV, via the coding sequence ATGGCCGTACAACCTGAAGGAACCCCCTGCTGGGCCGATGCGATGTTCACCGACATCGACGGAGCCAAACGCTTCTACGGCGACGTCCTCGGCTGGGACTTCGGCGGAGCGGCGTCGGAGTACGGCAACTACACCGAGGCCTCGGTGGACGGCAAGGCGGTCGCGGCCGTGGTCCCGCCGATGCCCGGCCAGGAGGGCCAGTCCCAGTGGTGCCTGTACTTCTCGTCGCCGGACGCCGCCGCGACCGCCGCGAAGATCCGTGAGCACGGCGGCGAGGTCCTGATGGAACCGATGGAGGTCGGCGAGTTCGGCACCATGTGCCTGGCCCGGGAGCCCAGCGGCGCCGTCTTCGGCGTGTGGCAGCCCGGCACCCACGAGGGCTTCGAGGCCAAGGGAACGCCGGGCGCGTACTGCTGGGCCGAGGTGTTCACCCGCGAACCCGAGAAGACGGACGCGTTCTTCACCGAGGTCTTCCCCTACACGGCCAAGCAGATGGAGGACGACGCGGTCGACTTCCGGATCTTCGACGTCGGCGACGAGACGGTCCTCGGCCGGATGAGGATGACCGACGAGTTCCCGCCCGAGGTGCCCTCCTACATCAACGTGTACTTCACCGTCGACGACTGCGACGAGGCCGTGTCCAAGGCGACCGGGCAGGGCGCCGTCCTGCGGTTCGGGCCGGTCACCACCCCCTTCGGCCGGTTCGCCGCGCTCACCGACCCCCAGGGCGCCAACTTCTCGGTCATCGACATCACCACCACCGAGGGCGAGATGCCGGCCACCCGGCCCGTCTGA
- a CDS encoding zinc-binding alcohol dehydrogenase family protein — protein sequence MRAWTVWQPAPVEEDPLRLVERPVPVPGPGELLVHVRACGVCRTDLHVAEGDLPVRREGVTPGHEVVGVVAGLGAGVEGFAEGDRVGVAWLRHTDGTCAYCLRGAENLCPRSEYTGWDADGGYAEYTTVPADFAYRLPGSVDDVSLAPLLCAGIIGYRALRRTSLPPGGRLGLYGFGGSAHLCAQLALAESATVHVLTRGAAARRLARALGAASARDAYDAPPEPLDGAILFAPVGDLVPLALRALDRGGVLSVAGIHLSDVPPLHYESDLFYEKELRSVTSNTRADGREFLVLATLHGVRATTHTYPLSQALQALKDLKAGRFDGAAVLVNDLS from the coding sequence ATGCGCGCGTGGACGGTGTGGCAGCCCGCCCCGGTCGAGGAGGATCCGCTGCGCCTCGTCGAGCGGCCGGTGCCCGTCCCCGGCCCGGGCGAGCTGCTGGTCCACGTCCGCGCGTGCGGGGTGTGCCGTACCGACCTGCACGTCGCCGAGGGGGATCTGCCGGTGCGCCGGGAGGGGGTCACGCCCGGGCACGAGGTGGTCGGGGTGGTCGCCGGGCTCGGGGCGGGCGTCGAGGGCTTCGCCGAGGGCGACCGGGTCGGCGTGGCCTGGTTGCGGCACACCGACGGCACGTGCGCGTACTGCCTGCGGGGCGCCGAGAACCTGTGCCCGCGCTCGGAGTACACCGGCTGGGACGCCGACGGCGGTTACGCGGAGTACACGACCGTCCCGGCGGACTTCGCCTACCGGCTGCCCGGCTCCGTGGACGACGTGAGCCTGGCGCCGCTGCTGTGCGCGGGGATCATCGGCTACCGCGCGCTGCGGCGCACGTCGCTGCCGCCGGGCGGCCGGCTCGGGCTGTACGGCTTCGGGGGGAGCGCGCATCTGTGCGCGCAACTGGCGCTCGCCGAGAGCGCCACGGTGCACGTCCTGACGCGCGGCGCGGCCGCCCGGCGCCTGGCCCGCGCGCTGGGCGCGGCCTCGGCGCGCGACGCGTACGACGCGCCACCGGAGCCGCTGGACGGCGCGATCCTGTTCGCGCCGGTCGGCGACCTGGTCCCGCTCGCCCTGCGGGCGCTCGACCGGGGCGGGGTACTGTCCGTCGCCGGTATCCATCTGAGCGACGTACCGCCGCTGCACTACGAGAGCGACCTCTTCTACGAGAAGGAACTGCGCAGCGTCACCTCCAACACGCGCGCGGACGGCCGTGAGTTCCTGGTGCTCGCCACGCTCCACGGGGTGCGGGCGACGACCCACACGTACCCGCTCTCCCAGGCGCTTCAGGCCCTGAAGGACCTCAAGGCGGGCCGTTTCGACGGTGCCGCTGTGCTGGTCAACGATCTTTCCTGA
- a CDS encoding family 2 encapsulin nanocompartment cargo protein terpene cyclase has protein sequence MTAPPNTYTLPGPPNLARSLRPERRTGAIPGLLYRPAVPADAEKVREIDVRLEAWARELDLFPAAWQGDFAGFQFGRAVVLQHPGALDLDRLTAAGKLLLAENVVDSCYCEEDEGRGGARRGLGGRLILAQSAIDPYHGVPELEEEWREGMRADGPLRSYHFALQDFSSFATPSQTDRFVHDIARLHLGYLAEAAWAETRYVPRVWEYLVMRQFNNFRPCLSIVDAVDGYELPEQVYARPEIQRITALACNATTIVNDLYSFTKELASDPDHLNLPQVVAANDRCGLKGAYLKAVEIHNRIMEAFEEESALLSATSPLVERYARGLAAWVSGNHEWHATNTHRYHLPDYW, from the coding sequence ATGACTGCACCCCCCAACACCTACACGCTGCCCGGCCCGCCGAACCTGGCCCGCAGCCTGCGGCCCGAGCGGCGCACCGGGGCGATCCCCGGGCTGCTGTACCGGCCCGCGGTCCCCGCCGACGCGGAGAAGGTTCGGGAGATCGATGTCCGGCTGGAGGCCTGGGCCCGCGAGCTCGACCTCTTCCCGGCCGCCTGGCAAGGGGACTTCGCGGGCTTCCAGTTCGGCCGGGCCGTGGTGCTCCAGCATCCCGGGGCGCTCGACCTGGACCGGCTCACGGCCGCCGGGAAGCTGCTGCTGGCCGAGAACGTCGTGGACTCCTGCTACTGCGAGGAGGACGAGGGCCGGGGCGGGGCGCGCCGGGGCCTGGGCGGCCGGCTGATCCTGGCCCAGTCGGCGATCGATCCGTACCACGGCGTCCCGGAGTTGGAGGAGGAGTGGCGCGAGGGCATGCGGGCGGACGGTCCCTTGCGCTCGTACCACTTCGCGCTCCAGGACTTCTCCTCCTTCGCCACGCCCAGCCAGACCGACCGGTTCGTGCACGACATCGCCCGGCTGCACCTGGGCTATCTGGCCGAGGCCGCGTGGGCGGAGACCCGGTACGTGCCGCGGGTCTGGGAGTACCTGGTGATGCGGCAGTTCAACAACTTCCGTCCCTGTCTGTCGATCGTCGACGCCGTGGACGGCTACGAACTGCCCGAGCAGGTCTACGCCCGGCCGGAGATCCAGCGGATCACCGCCCTGGCCTGCAACGCCACCACGATCGTCAACGACCTGTACTCCTTCACCAAGGAGCTGGCGAGCGACCCGGACCATCTCAATCTGCCGCAGGTCGTCGCCGCCAACGACCGGTGCGGGCTGAAGGGCGCGTATCTGAAGGCCGTCGAGATCCACAACCGGATCATGGAGGCCTTCGAGGAGGAGTCCGCCCTCCTGTCCGCCACCTCGCCTCTCGTGGAGCGCTACGCCCGGGGGCTCGCCGCCTGGGTGTCGGGCAACCACGAGTGGCACGCCACCAACACCCATCGCTACCACCTGCCCGACTACTGGTGA
- a CDS encoding geranyl diphosphate 2-C-methyltransferase: MTTAPVAARSATAPVPTQSTYQNRVADYWNAEENPVNLELGQIDDLYHHHYGVGEADWSVLDEADPALRRDRITAELHRLEHAQAELLAAHLGPLTPADRVFDAGCGRGGGSITANLRYGCHADGVTISAKQADFANEQARRRDVADKVRYHLRNMLDTGFETGAYAASWNNESTMYVELDLLFAEHARLLRRGGRYVTITGCYNDTYGRASREVSLINAHYICDIHPRSEYFRAMARNRLVPVHVEDLTAATIPYWELRKQADHLVTGVEDTFLDAYRNGSFQYLLIAADRV, from the coding sequence TTGACCACCGCCCCCGTCGCCGCCCGGTCCGCGACCGCACCGGTACCGACCCAGTCCACGTATCAGAACCGCGTCGCGGACTACTGGAACGCCGAGGAAAACCCGGTCAACCTCGAACTCGGACAGATCGACGACCTCTACCACCACCACTACGGCGTCGGGGAGGCCGACTGGTCGGTGCTCGACGAGGCCGACCCCGCCCTGCGCCGGGATCGGATCACCGCCGAACTCCACCGTCTGGAGCACGCCCAGGCCGAACTGCTCGCCGCGCACCTCGGACCGCTCACGCCGGCCGACCGCGTCTTCGACGCCGGCTGCGGGCGCGGCGGCGGCAGCATCACGGCGAACCTGCGGTACGGCTGCCACGCCGACGGCGTCACGATCTCCGCCAAGCAGGCCGACTTCGCCAACGAGCAGGCGCGCAGGCGGGACGTCGCCGACAAGGTGCGCTACCACCTCCGCAACATGCTCGACACCGGCTTCGAGACCGGCGCGTACGCGGCCTCGTGGAACAACGAGTCCACGATGTACGTCGAGTTGGACCTGCTCTTCGCCGAGCACGCCCGGCTGCTGCGCCGCGGCGGACGCTACGTCACGATCACCGGCTGTTACAACGACACCTACGGCCGGGCCTCGCGCGAGGTGTCGCTCATCAACGCCCACTACATCTGTGACATCCACCCCAGGTCGGAGTACTTCCGGGCGATGGCCCGCAACCGCCTGGTGCCCGTCCATGTCGAGGACCTCACGGCGGCCACGATCCCGTACTGGGAACTGCGCAAACAGGCCGACCACCTGGTCACCGGCGTCGAGGACACCTTCCTCGACGCCTACCGCAACGGCAGCTTCCAGTACCTGCTGATCGCGGCCGACCGGGTCTGA
- a CDS encoding aminoglycoside phosphotransferase family protein, translating to MCAQKMRPDEVDIDPALVHRLIAAQFPVWASLPVERLDSSGTENAMFRLGADLVVRLPRYPGAVADVAHEQLWLPRLGPLLPVATPEPLGRGEPGEDFPWPWSVYRWLEGRNPVAGAVEEPEQLAKELGAFVAALRRIDRHGAPANHRGVPLATRDAETREAIARLDGRIDTAAVTALWEEALRVPEHTGPPVWAHADLSPGNVLVAAGRLGAVIDFGTAGVGDPAVDLIVAWNLLPASARPAFWEAVGAGDAEWARGRGWALSISLIQLPYYWDTNPRLAENSRHVIGELLAE from the coding sequence ATGTGTGCCCAGAAGATGCGCCCCGACGAAGTGGACATAGACCCCGCGCTCGTCCACCGGCTCATCGCCGCGCAGTTCCCCGTGTGGGCGTCGCTGCCCGTGGAGCGGCTGGATTCGTCCGGTACGGAGAACGCCATGTTCCGGCTGGGCGCCGATCTGGTGGTACGACTGCCCCGCTATCCCGGGGCTGTGGCGGACGTGGCTCACGAGCAGCTCTGGCTGCCCCGGCTGGGGCCACTGCTGCCGGTGGCGACGCCCGAGCCGCTCGGACGGGGCGAGCCCGGCGAGGACTTCCCGTGGCCGTGGTCCGTGTACCGGTGGCTGGAGGGACGGAATCCGGTCGCCGGGGCGGTGGAAGAACCCGAGCAACTGGCCAAGGAACTGGGGGCGTTCGTCGCTGCCCTGCGCCGGATCGACCGGCACGGCGCCCCGGCGAACCACCGGGGCGTCCCCCTCGCCACCCGGGACGCGGAGACCCGCGAGGCCATCGCCCGGCTGGACGGACGCATCGACACGGCCGCGGTCACCGCGCTGTGGGAGGAGGCCCTGCGCGTACCGGAGCACACCGGCCCGCCCGTGTGGGCGCACGCCGACCTCTCCCCCGGCAATGTGCTGGTCGCGGCGGGACGGCTCGGCGCCGTCATCGACTTCGGCACCGCGGGCGTGGGCGACCCGGCCGTCGACCTGATCGTGGCGTGGAACCTGCTGCCGGCTTCGGCCCGGCCCGCCTTCTGGGAGGCGGTGGGCGCGGGCGACGCCGAGTGGGCGCGCGGCCGGGGCTGGGCGCTGTCGATCTCACTGATCCAGCTCCCGTACTACTGGGACACCAACCCCCGGCTGGCGGAGAACTCACGGCATGTGATCGGCGAACTCCTGGCCGAGTGA
- a CDS encoding VOC family protein — MSSTDGFTTCLWFDGQAEEAAHFYVSVFKNSSIGRIERHNEATMGAPGSVLTIEFTANGQKFVGLNGGPEFKFTEAISFQIFCADQEEVDYYWNKLTENGGEGGPCGWLKDKYGVSWQVIPEGLIEMIGDADPQKALRATQAMMSMGKLDIAELRKAYAGA; from the coding sequence ATGAGCAGCACCGACGGATTCACCACGTGCCTGTGGTTCGACGGCCAGGCCGAGGAGGCCGCCCACTTCTACGTGTCGGTCTTCAAGAACTCCAGCATCGGCCGGATCGAGCGCCACAACGAGGCCACCATGGGCGCCCCCGGTTCCGTGCTGACCATCGAGTTCACGGCGAACGGGCAGAAGTTCGTCGGCCTCAACGGCGGCCCGGAGTTCAAGTTCACCGAGGCGATCTCGTTCCAGATCTTCTGCGCCGACCAGGAGGAGGTCGACTACTACTGGAACAAGCTCACCGAGAACGGCGGCGAGGGCGGCCCCTGCGGCTGGCTCAAGGACAAGTACGGCGTGTCCTGGCAGGTCATCCCCGAGGGCCTCATCGAGATGATCGGCGACGCGGACCCGCAGAAGGCGCTCCGCGCTACCCAGGCCATGATGTCGATGGGCAAGCTCGACATCGCCGAGCTGAGGAAGGCGTACGCGGGCGCGTGA
- a CDS encoding RNA polymerase sigma factor SigF, translated as MTTAGIRQGTVVAESEQNALPGIKDPSTIAPRDARQLSRQFFKRLDELEEGTHEYQYARHTLIEMNISLVRFAAGRFRGRGHDMEDIVQTGMIGLIKAIDRFELSREVEFTSFALPYIVGEIKRFFRDTTWAVHVPRRLQELRVELAKARDELSSRLDREPTVAELATLMDITEDEVVEGQLAANGYNSSSLDAALTGDGPQDGEAVLADFIGVEEHGLRLVEDFQSLAPLMAELSDRDREILRLRFVEEATQTEIGERLGCSQMHVSRLIKRIISRLRKGMLGELGCA; from the coding sequence ATGACAACCGCCGGGATCCGGCAGGGAACAGTGGTCGCCGAGTCTGAGCAGAACGCGCTGCCAGGAATCAAGGACCCCAGCACCATCGCTCCACGGGACGCGAGGCAGTTGTCCCGCCAGTTCTTCAAGCGGCTGGACGAGCTGGAGGAGGGCACCCACGAGTACCAGTACGCCCGCCACACGCTCATCGAGATGAACATCTCCCTCGTGCGGTTCGCGGCCGGACGGTTCCGGGGCCGCGGTCACGACATGGAGGACATCGTCCAGACCGGCATGATCGGTCTGATCAAGGCGATCGACCGGTTCGAGCTGTCGCGCGAGGTGGAGTTCACGTCGTTCGCGCTGCCGTACATCGTCGGCGAGATCAAGCGGTTCTTCCGTGACACCACGTGGGCCGTGCACGTCCCGCGGCGGCTTCAGGAACTGCGGGTCGAACTGGCCAAGGCACGCGACGAGCTCTCCAGCCGGCTGGACCGCGAGCCGACCGTCGCGGAGCTGGCCACGCTGATGGACATCACCGAGGACGAGGTGGTCGAGGGCCAGCTGGCCGCCAACGGGTACAACTCCTCGTCGCTGGACGCCGCGCTCACCGGTGACGGGCCCCAGGACGGAGAGGCGGTCCTGGCGGACTTCATCGGAGTGGAGGAGCACGGGCTGCGGCTCGTGGAGGACTTCCAGTCCCTGGCCCCGCTCATGGCCGAACTCAGCGACCGTGACCGGGAGATACTCCGACTGCGGTTCGTGGAGGAGGCCACCCAGACGGAGATCGGCGAGCGGCTCGGCTGCTCGCAGATGCACGTCTCGCGGCTGATCAAACGCATCATCAGCCGGCTGCGCAAGGGCATGCTGGGCGAGCTCGGCTGCGCGTGA
- a CDS encoding ATP-binding protein, protein MFEYLDGAVIPTGFDVTVEPLRRAAHYTGEPGSIAAARTFASLFLDQLRTQWGVSIDQRTDGELLLVVSELVTNADRHSDGPYILELEGTDAAITVSVYDSSVALPRAFPRDPERVGRHGLEIVHALASEVIAERVPVGKRVRAMMALAH, encoded by the coding sequence ATGTTCGAGTACCTGGACGGGGCAGTGATACCGACTGGTTTCGATGTGACCGTGGAACCGCTTCGGCGGGCGGCGCACTACACCGGCGAACCGGGAAGCATCGCCGCGGCGCGGACCTTCGCCTCGCTTTTCCTCGACCAGCTCAGGACCCAATGGGGCGTCAGCATCGACCAGCGGACCGACGGAGAGCTGCTCCTCGTGGTCAGTGAACTGGTCACCAACGCGGACCGGCACAGCGACGGCCCGTACATCCTGGAGCTGGAGGGCACGGACGCGGCGATCACGGTGTCCGTCTACGACAGCAGCGTCGCGCTGCCCCGGGCCTTCCCGCGGGATCCCGAGCGCGTCGGCCGGCACGGTCTGGAGATCGTGCACGCCCTCGCCTCGGAGGTCATCGCCGAGCGCGTCCCCGTGGGCAAGCGCGTCCGCGCGATGATGGCCCTCGCGCACTGA
- a CDS encoding FHA domain-containing protein has product MAERSVAPAAPELVLETDRGSTIMSPGRDYHVGRDPLSDIVLDDARVSWHHAVLRPADGHWLIEDEQSTNGTYADGRRVNASDIGPGSVLRFGNPADGPRAQLAPCPAPDPERPSAVSMPARTATFRKPATVRPLPTRTVRIGRAADSDLVVDDLLVSRRHAELCAHADGTYEIADLGSHNGTFLNGRPVTRAPVVPGDIIGIGHSAFCLVGDGLQEYVDTGEVSLDVQDLTVTVDHGRKVLLDHVSFPVGEKCLLGVVDPSGAGRSALLGALTGQRPADHGTVLYDGRDLYRDHAELRQRIGLVPQDDILHVQLTAHSALDHAAELRFPEDTTKAERENRIEEVVRELGLWERIRQPVHSLSGGQRKQVSVALELLTKPSLLFLDEPTAGLDPDMEHSVMQMLRGLADDGRTGRTVIVVTHSALSLGVCDRLLVLAPGGGVAYYGPPDEALPFFGFDHWPQAFEAFEQDRDRDWAGEFRASRYHQQYVVGSAAQPHVPRTAPVEVGPPPRPRSWGAQFGTLVRRYTAALSADRIFLATIIGLPFVMGALARVVAGSSLSSQTAMNVVLTLCVGGVLTGTADAVRELVRERVIYQRERAVGLPRSAYLLSKVVVLGAITVLQAVVLTLVGLLGVGLNAPRGGVLMPPLVELTLAVALLAFTSMMLGLLVSAVVRKEKATIPLLVLLTLVQVVFCGALLKLHGVPGLEQLSWLVPSRWGLGAMAGTVDLTRTVPGPLTADPFFRHSPGTWLSNMGMLAALSAVYGFAISRVLRLYEPAATRK; this is encoded by the coding sequence ATGGCGGAGCGGTCGGTCGCCCCGGCGGCGCCCGAACTCGTCCTGGAGACCGACAGGGGCTCCACGATCATGAGTCCGGGCCGCGACTACCACGTCGGACGCGATCCGTTGAGCGACATCGTCCTCGACGATGCCCGGGTCTCGTGGCACCACGCGGTGCTGCGGCCCGCGGACGGCCACTGGCTGATCGAGGACGAGCAGAGCACCAACGGCACCTACGCCGACGGCCGCCGCGTCAACGCCTCCGACATCGGACCCGGCAGCGTCCTGCGCTTCGGCAACCCCGCCGACGGCCCCCGCGCCCAGCTGGCCCCCTGCCCCGCCCCCGACCCGGAGCGCCCCTCGGCCGTCTCGATGCCCGCCCGGACCGCGACCTTCCGGAAGCCCGCCACCGTACGGCCGCTGCCCACCCGCACCGTCCGCATCGGCCGGGCCGCCGACAGCGACCTCGTCGTCGACGACCTGCTCGTCTCCCGCCGGCACGCCGAGCTGTGCGCCCACGCCGACGGCACGTACGAGATCGCCGACCTCGGCAGCCACAACGGCACCTTCCTCAACGGCCGGCCCGTCACCCGCGCCCCCGTCGTCCCCGGCGACATCATCGGCATCGGCCACTCCGCGTTCTGCCTCGTCGGCGACGGACTCCAGGAGTACGTCGACACCGGCGAGGTCTCCCTCGACGTCCAGGACCTCACCGTCACCGTCGACCACGGCCGTAAGGTCCTCCTCGACCACGTCTCCTTCCCGGTGGGGGAGAAGTGCCTGCTCGGAGTGGTCGACCCCAGCGGCGCGGGCAGGTCCGCCCTGCTCGGCGCCCTCACCGGACAGCGGCCCGCCGACCACGGCACCGTCCTCTACGACGGCCGCGACCTCTACCGCGACCACGCCGAACTGCGCCAGCGCATCGGCCTCGTCCCCCAGGACGACATCCTGCACGTCCAGCTGACCGCGCACAGTGCCCTCGACCACGCGGCCGAGCTGCGCTTCCCCGAGGACACCACGAAGGCCGAGCGCGAGAACCGGATCGAGGAGGTCGTCCGCGAACTGGGGCTGTGGGAACGGATACGGCAGCCCGTGCACAGCCTCTCCGGCGGCCAGCGCAAACAGGTCAGCGTCGCCCTGGAGCTGCTCACCAAACCGTCCCTTCTCTTCCTCGACGAGCCGACCGCCGGCCTCGACCCCGACATGGAGCACTCGGTGATGCAGATGCTGCGCGGCCTCGCCGACGACGGCCGCACCGGGCGCACCGTCATCGTCGTCACCCACAGCGCGCTCAGCCTCGGCGTCTGCGACCGCCTGCTCGTGCTGGCGCCGGGCGGCGGCGTCGCCTACTACGGTCCCCCCGACGAGGCCCTCCCCTTCTTCGGCTTCGACCATTGGCCGCAGGCCTTCGAGGCGTTCGAGCAGGACCGCGACCGCGACTGGGCCGGCGAGTTCCGCGCCTCGCGGTACCACCAGCAGTACGTCGTCGGCTCCGCCGCCCAGCCGCACGTGCCGCGCACCGCCCCGGTCGAGGTGGGCCCACCGCCCCGGCCGCGCAGCTGGGGCGCCCAGTTCGGCACCCTGGTGCGCCGCTACACCGCGGCGCTCAGCGCCGACCGGATCTTCCTCGCCACCATCATCGGGCTGCCGTTCGTCATGGGCGCGCTGGCCCGGGTCGTCGCGGGGAGCAGCCTCAGCTCGCAGACCGCGATGAACGTCGTGCTCACCCTGTGCGTCGGCGGCGTGCTCACCGGCACCGCCGACGCCGTGCGCGAGCTGGTCAGGGAACGCGTCATCTACCAGCGGGAGCGGGCCGTCGGCCTCCCCAGATCGGCGTACCTCCTGTCGAAGGTCGTCGTCCTCGGCGCGATCACCGTGCTCCAGGCGGTGGTGCTCACCCTGGTCGGCCTGCTCGGGGTCGGTCTCAACGCCCCGCGCGGCGGCGTGCTGATGCCACCGCTCGTCGAACTCACCCTCGCCGTGGCCCTGCTCGCCTTCACCTCGATGATGCTCGGCCTGCTGGTCTCGGCCGTGGTCCGCAAGGAGAAGGCGACGATACCGCTTCTGGTGCTGCTGACCCTCGTCCAGGTCGTCTTCTGCGGAGCCCTGCTCAAGCTGCACGGCGTGCCAGGCCTGGAGCAGCTGTCCTGGCTGGTGCCCTCGCGGTGGGGCCTGGGCGCGATGGCCGGCACCGTCGACCTGACCCGTACCGTCCCCGGCCCGCTGACCGCCGACCCGTTCTTCCGGCACTCGCCCGGGACGTGGCTGAGCAACATGGGCATGCTCGCCGCCCTGTCCGCCGTCTACGGCTTCGCGATCTCGCGCGTGCTCCGCCTCTACGAACCCGCCGCGACGCGGAAGTAG